Part of the Benincasa hispida cultivar B227 chromosome 11, ASM972705v1, whole genome shotgun sequence genome, atacatgcttcagttacaacaacaaccaaggatcttagtttattggtttgtggttaatgcaactaaaatatctcatatttcacatactgtagtgaataaaatatcttatattattacatcacaaagagtttgttcatacaggtgtttacaaactacagaaccctacaagatttagggcatcaaccccaataacccaatcttattcactactacagactatttaggttattattcaAACAATATCTgtctctatgtctctacatacttgtttaaattaaataaaataacctggaatcttagtttattggattgagtgtatactcataaaataataaatattttattaataacaatttgtttatactgtgtttacaaactacgagaatacaagagatttaggacaccaatctcaacaaatctataagttaaattatatacgatataataaactataggttatatattatatgggaTCTAACATATAGTATGGATTtagttatattaaattagtttaatataattgaatttagtctgaattttggattcaagtttatAACTCCTTGGGAGTTATTGAGGCAGCTAAAGAGATGGGTGGTTGGTTTAATTGAGCTTGATATTCATTTTAAACACAGAAGTGTTTTGTGCAGTTCTCTCCTTATTATCTTATTCCCTCTGCAAAACAAATTCTGATCTCATATTCTCCCTACATCAAAATTAAAAGGTAAGCCCACGAAAGTCTGTgtgattctcaccttgagaataatgAGGAAGACGTTGCGGTGACGTCCCCATTGTTGCTGTTGTGTTGGAGTTGTCGAGTTCGAGAGAAGCAATGGAGATCATGTTAGTGTTCGTGCAGTAGAGAGGAAACGAGAAgatggttcttcaagggtatgtgatATCCCTTATCTTTTCTGTAATTTCACAGTAAAAGCATGCTTAGGGGATTATGTTTATCCAGTTGTTTCCATCACTCTACTTTTAAAGTTCtgtaaaaacaaaattagaggCACGAATGCATTCATACCTTTGGCGGCTTCGGGAATTCTATCCCTTCAAAATGCACCTTTTTTTTGTCCTTGATTGCTCCGTCTCTTTGTTGACTATTGATTGCAGAAGTAGAAGATGGAAAAAACATGGTTCAGACTGAAACCCCCTTTCAATCGACAACTGGTTTATACCGAAGATGGGTCAAAACATGGTTTATACCAAAGATGGAACAAACTGCGGTTGTTTGTTCACTTGTACATGTAATATATTCCGTTGTTTATTTGTACATatcaatttattgatttttttttatgaattaatcgttattttaaatataccttagaataTTTTGAcggattcatgattattttaaatatactttataatatttggacggattcatgattattttaaatataccttagaacattttgttaggcatttgaaaatattctaaccaatgtatgaaatatactacgatttataaattagagattgactCAATGCTTACATAAATCACAgtataaaccaatatatgaaatatactgcAATATATAATTTACACCACAGTATATATATCTTAATACAAtaagtctaaataaaaaaaaaactcatttatatcaaataaacgaatacatataccacagtatatatcaaatttcctacaaaaactaaaaaaaagcaAGCATAATCACAGTATATGTAAAAGATAGGAAAAAATAAAGTTCATCTTCATATAGGGTTTTATAATACATAACcctccatcttcatctcttcttcttctttagccatGGCTACCACAGATCTCTCTCCCCGTCGTCGTCAATCAAATTTGCTCATCCCGTCGTAACGTCGACCAAATCTACTCAACCTATCACCGTCGATTCGCCCCACGCCGTCCACGCCATCGATTTGTCCCAAAGTCGTTCGTGCCACCACGTGTTGAGCCATCAATTCGCCCCACGTCGTCATCTACCACCTACAACTCACATCGCCGAAATGAGAAAAGAGAgtaaagagaaagaaatgagtGTGAATTATGGGAGAgagaatatatgaaatatattattggGGGAGAGAGAATATACATGagagagtatatatatatataacgtagGTGAGgactaaattataaataatcactgatattagtgaaaatagagagaccaatagatttttttttttttttttgtaaaaaatgaaatgttcaaaacattAACGTAATATGTGTCTATTCTTAAAATCTTTTATGTAGAAATCACTTCTTGTAATCTTAATGAAATGTGGACCTCGCTATAAAATCTGTATTCAATATACGTAATCCTATTATAGAGGAAAGGATCATCGatgtaattaattttgattattatatGGGATCCACATCCTCTTTTTTTCAtcctttattattttcattacgTTTTCCGTGAGAGTAAAGGCGTTTGTTGGATTTCTTTAGCAATAAATATGGGCCAAATTTAGCAACGCATTTATCTCCACACaccaaaaaaaaacaactttgatAACGCAGACGCATTGGCCAGAATGGCAAATTTGGGAGTTGTTTCCCAAATTACAGAAATTGGCGAAGAGAGGTTTTCCTCCAATTTGCTTAAATGTGAATTCGGAGAGGCTGTCGGACTAAGTTTAGCCAAAAGTTTCACATGTTTTTTTCCTAAAGAACATTTTGGTTGACAATATGGATTTGTTTGATGTTTTTAGATTCAATGAATTTAGTAAAGATGTGTTCATTCGAACTGTACAACTTCTTAAAAACgactttttttatatttttaacatatctaaattttaaaatgcaacATTATgctaaaacatatatatatataagaatgattattcatattataaactcaattattttttaaaatttaaaatcattgttatataatttattgaaataataattaataagaaaattaactaaaatatgttcataaataaattagttaAGAGTATATATTCAACCTAAAATTTGACGGTAACTACAACCAATCCCAACCAATCAATAATTGCTTTAATTAGAATCTAATTCTTTAATATACTATCAAACACATCTTAAAACATTAAGTATaactttattttaattgaatccCTTATttggatattatttttttaaactctaACATGTGTAGATAGAAATATTTACCAAACATAGATTGACCACAAAACAGACtccaaatattattttcattcaTATTAACTAGTTGAACTACGTTGAGATTTgcttttagccaaattctaaagaTTGTTAGTTGAAGTGGTAGAGGTAGAAGTATGGATATTATTCTTGTACTAAACTTTCGCCACCCATAACAGACCTAATCCTCTCCTCTCAACTAGAGAATTTTCAATTGGTAGACAAGGATACTGTCACAGCCATGAAATAACAAGAATTAGAGGCCACAGGACACTGTACAATTCAAACAAGAAAAGGAAAACGGACAAGAAATTTAATGTTAAAGCAAAGGGCAAGCGGAAGGTATAGATTGCAACAAACTAGCCACCACAAGTTAAAATCTTGGAAGTGAGTAGTCGAAAGCAAAGTGGTCGAAAAGGAAGGCAGCAATTGCATTCAACTGGCTAAATCATTCTTCAATCTGAAATATACAGGTGAGGACTATCAGACGATAGGTTCCTTGAGCAGAATTCGTCAAAACAAAACGACCAAAGCATTCCTATATATCATATCTGAGCTTTACAGATCAACCAGCAACGTACAATCAATCAAATCCCCAAACAATGAAATAAACGAACAACTTGCATGCTACCCTTTCCTGCTGCTACAATgaatccaaaaaagaaaaaccaaaagcgAAAATATATTCACTTGACATACACATATTAGGGATGTCGGGTTCGATTGGCTATGAACATCGGGTAAGCTGTTTCAAACTTGTGTGCTCGAAAGACATCTCCACTGCCGCCCGTGTTGACCCTTTTCAAGAAGCATTAGCAAGCCAACACCATTTGACAACCCAAACAAGTACCTACAGTTCCATAAGAGAGATGAATAATGGTGGTAAAAACAGTGGCATCATAGACTTTCTCATTAAACTCATGCGAAAGTAGAATGATATACTTTGTAAGAATGTTTTGGATCACTTAATCAACACGAAAGTCTAACAAGCTAGAGACTTCCCACAACATTGTTATCTTCTACAAATCTACAGATTAAACATTGGTTTGGTAGTAATCTAGTTAAAACAACAATGCAAACAGCGAACTTTATCTCCCCAGTCCCCAGTCCACCTCCATGGCAGTGATAGCACACATGAATAAATAATTGGAACATGTCTAACAGAATTCAACTATTCAAGCGAACAGCTAAAGGATAAAAGGAAGAAAATCAAGATAGATCCTTAATTAGCTGTCATGTAGTATGGCAAGAAGCTACTTACTTGCTACGACGGGCTTTTCTTTTCCAGAAAACAAAGGATACAATCCACTGCATTCATAAAAGGTGGACGAGAATTAGATGGAAGTATGAGCAAAAGAAACATCAGATAAAGGCAATGTCAGATGCATACGTTCATAATCCACAATCAAGCCAGCATTCGACAAGCATACCATGGTTCAAATGACTAACGAAGTACAAATATAGAATGTGACAACACAAACCAATTGGAAGAAGTATAAAGTATTTTCATGGAAACAACATAAACACAGCTAAATCACCTTAAAAACTGCCATGAAAGAAAAGCTTCCCATAACAGATGGCTTCTTCACCACTACTTGCCTTTCTGGTGCCATCCCCTTATATAGATGTTGAGCTATTTCTTTCAGTAACACCAGTTGGGCTTTATCTGTTCGCATTGTAATAATCGCTTGCCTCATTGATTCTCTGTCAGCTTCAAGTGCCTGAAGCCTCAAATAAAGTTTTTTGACTTCGGGATCTCCCACATCAACTTGATTCAGTGATCCTCTGGGTGTTGTTAGATAGTCTTCATAAATACCAACCGCTGGTTTGGACTCATGAAAACCATTATATGTTGCTCCATTGTGAATAGAGTCGATGGTATAAACTCTATCACTCATGTCATCTCCAACTTCTGATGCATTAtccatttttctcaaattaGAGTAGTCGTCACTCTGAGAGACGTGTTCCTTCTTGAAGCTTGATGTGTATCTTGGAGATTCATTCACTTGGGGCATACCCATGAAGAAACTTGAATCGTTGGAAAACTTCCTGGAATGTCTTGGCCTCCTAGGAGATTGCCCCACAATCACCTTCTCTAAAACGTTCTTTGTACCGAAGAAGTCCCCATCCAGCTGATTGTAGCTAGAACTTCTCTCCAATTGGCTGATCCTATTTCCCAAATTCACTACATGATCTCGATTGCGTGGGGTTTCACCAAAGGGATATTTCTCAATATCAGCAATATCGTTATCTTGGTCCAAAGGACCTTGAGCCTCATTTAAGTTGCATCTTAGAGGAGGGTAATCATACATGGGAGATTCACACTGGGCCTCATATTCCACTGTATTCTGGCTACAACTTTGCTGACCCCTCTCACCATCGGCTTCGGCTTCCGTTAGCCCATAACTCAACATCCTATGTTTATATGCTTGTATCTCGCAAGTGAGAGACTGAATAGCTTGCTCTCTCTTATATAACAAATCCTCATATGCTACAAGCTCCTGTTGATCATGTGCCATCTTCTCTTCTGCAAAGCGTTTGAATTGCCGAGCCTCCATTTGGATCTCTGCCTTCTCCCTTTGCAATCTCAATATCATTGACATTGCCTCATTAGCAGCTGATGAAGAAGCATTCCTCTCCTCTTCGAGTTCAGTATACAAGTCCTGAATTGCTTCTTTTTGACTGCTAACCATCTCCCGCAATGCGTTGCATTCATTCTCAACTTCTACCCGTATAACAGAAAAGTTATCCAACCCAACAATAGCGAATGGGCTATTTGAATCCAACTCATCATACTTTCGTTTTACAGATCGAATCCAAGTAGTCGACGGCCCAGTAGTAGACAACGAACAACTACACGGACAATTACAGCATTTCACCAAATCCAATGAAGATGGAAGTGCCTCCGAATCCATAAACCAATGTGCATTCAAACTCTAATCAATTAGAATAGAAATTCCAACACAATTCGATTCTACAACTAAAGATAAATGTGGAATTCTGAATATAATTCTCTCCCCTCCAGAAAAGCAGCTCTTCTTCCTCCAAGATCAGAAACAAAGGGAACAGAACTACCTGATAGAGAAGATGAAACGAAGTCAGAACTTAATAATATGAAATCTTCATACCACTACAACCACCTAGATCAACAAACAGAGAAAACAACGAACGTTCACAAAAACATCATTAGCGAACCCTTTTCTCCTCcaatttcaaaaatcatttcCGCGAAACCAAATAGAACAAAACCATAATATGAAACGAGCAAAAGTAAGAAACCGCCATACCTTAAAAGAGCCTAAAATGACCGGAGAAGGCGATGAAAGAGCTGAGAATCACAACCCGTTCGTATTTTCCCGCGAAAATTCCATTTCCCTCGAACAAAATCTGATTCGAAAACGTGAAATTAAAGAAACCCAGAAGCCAAAAAACGACCCAGATTACAGAAAACCTTCCCCTACTTCTTCGAATCACAAAATCAAGCTTATAACCCGAAAAGAGAAAAAACACAGGGGAATACCAAAGCGGGGAAAGCTTTCTCAGAGGGAAACAGAATTTGGAggggaagagaagaagaacgaTTTGGAAACcctaaattaaatgaaattcttTGTCGTATCAGGTCTCTTTCATTTGGTTTCTCGATTTCTGCGATATTCTTgatgagagagagaagaaaaaagtttGAGCAGAGAGAAATGGACACGAACGAGAGAGAGATAGGAAGGAGATGGACGGCTAGATTTCGGAGTGAATCGCCGATCCGTTGGAGGTTAGTTTGTCGGAGCTTTTTTACCAACTAATTATCTCGTCATTTCCATtatgattttccttttttaaaattttatcttctACAAAATTGCAAAATCATCCCTTAACTATCCCATTATTACAATCTCATTCTTGAATTTTTACTTCCATTTATTATCCATCTAAACTTATCAAGTTGTTGAATTTAGGTCGGTTTAGAtttactaaagaaaaaaaaattattttcttttaaatcatttttaattaaactggGTTGATACACACCGTTAAAAATACACTttaaaaatacttcaaaattattttgaataattatcaaacatttcaattttttacaaaagtaatttattttcaaaaatacttgaaaagttaaaccaaacatGCAAACACACCTTTCAACACTTGAATCCTCTTTGAATTATAATTACTGTTATTTTCAAACGATTAATAGCAAAATTCAATCAGGAAAACTCACTTGACTTTTACGTGCATTCGACCGtgaatttataatttcagaGAAGGAAGATGACCTAGAagacaagaaaagaaaacactAGTATGGTGTCGGCCACATAACCTCTAATGCTTAAGTTAGTATTTAGCAAAAAGTCAGAGCAAGCTAGAGATAGGGGAGAAAAACTTATCTAAAGGTGTCTATGTCCCCCTATATTAACTATTGGTGGATTTTGGATCCTAAACCTAAAAAGGATTAGAAAAAATAAGGAGGATTAGAAAAAGTCGATTTGGTTATGCTACAAGGGCAAAGATTACGATCCACGGTAAGTGGGCCTCAATAGT contains:
- the LOC120091102 gene encoding myosin-binding protein 7, with protein sequence MDSEALPSSLDLVKCCNCPCSCSLSTTGPSTTWIRSVKRKYDELDSNSPFAIVGLDNFSVIRVEVENECNALREMVSSQKEAIQDLYTELEEERNASSSAANEAMSMILRLQREKAEIQMEARQFKRFAEEKMAHDQQELVAYEDLLYKREQAIQSLTCEIQAYKHRMLSYGLTEAEADGERGQQSCSQNTVEYEAQCESPMYDYPPLRCNLNEAQGPLDQDNDIADIEKYPFGETPRNRDHVVNLGNRISQLERSSSYNQLDGDFFGTKNVLEKVIVGQSPRRPRHSRKFSNDSSFFMGMPQVNESPRYTSSFKKEHVSQSDDYSNLRKMDNASEVGDDMSDRVYTIDSIHNGATYNGFHESKPAVGIYEDYLTTPRGSLNQVDVGDPEVKKLYLRLQALEADRESMRQAIITMRTDKAQLVLLKEIAQHLYKGMAPERQVVVKKPSVMGSFSFMAVFKWIVSFVFWKRKARRSKYLFGLSNGVGLLMLLEKGQHGRQWRCLSSTQV